A genomic window from Anthonomus grandis grandis chromosome 2, icAntGran1.3, whole genome shotgun sequence includes:
- the LOC126748737 gene encoding transmembrane protein 234 homolog: MLFEIGCLICVAMLWGFTNPMIKKNSQSITKVKAPNVIKQFLLELKYLATNLQYLIPMAFNQTGSILYIFTLQNVSLTLASPLTNTLTFIFTAIADAYLEKTLPSKKTLLGVALILFGTFLCCYSKGE; this comes from the exons ATGCTTTTTGAAATTG gTTGCCTGATTTGTGTGGCTATGTTATGGGGTTTCACGAAcccaatgattaaaaaaaactcacaaTCCATCACCAAAGTAAAAGCGCCCAATGTGATCAAACAATTCTTATTAGAACTCAAATACCTGGCGACCAATTTACAG TATCTGATTCCAATGGCTTTCAACCAAACTGGAtcgattttatatatatttacactGCAAAATGTCAGTTTGACTTTGGCCTCTCCCCTTACCAACACTCTAACCTTCATTTTTACTGCCATAGCCGATGCCTATTTAGAGAAAACTTTACCCTCTAAAA aaactcTGCTGGGTGTCGCTTTAATTCTCTTTGG